A region of the Sporolituus thermophilus DSM 23256 genome:
ACATAAGCCAGCTGGAGAGGGGCCTTAAGAGTCCGTCTTTGCGAACTATAGAGAAAATTTGCAGGGAACTGGGTATTTCGCTGGTGCAATTCATGGAGCATTTGGAGCAAGATAGCTGATTGCTATTTTTACAAATTTGCACACATATTGGTGTTTTATGTCGTTTTATGAATACTATAGTATTCATAAAACAAATGCTAAAATCCTCCTCTATTCTGAAAATTTTATCTCAT
Encoded here:
- a CDS encoding helix-turn-helix domain-containing protein, whose translation is MTDRKFGQVLKKLRTAKGISQEDFALNVGLHRTYISQLERGLKSPSLRTIEKICRELGISLVQFMEHLEQDS